A part of Myxococcus landrumus genomic DNA contains:
- a CDS encoding serine/threonine-protein kinase, which produces MPPKVIGPYRVLQTLGSGGAGTVYRALDRRSNDEVALKLLSAGPALDERAARRLAREFETLADLSHPNVVKVFEAGVHQGWPYLAMELIEGLTLRHYLDIRGDDLISPLSASTPRGLLSVRRTVDDDFGPGSDSFSDSLGEPRPAMDGLFSMDAFNEEPPSEDLNSYGASDPLESESESDESMDGFDLPLPPPRKPADPSRTLREEELNRPERMGRLKDTMLQLCEALAYIHGHGLVHRDLKPSNVMVDEDRQVRLMDFGLAKFLADDVAITEAGKMVGTYRYMAPEQILGEPLDGRSDLYSLGVILYELLSGRPPFDAKTPHELWRQVLETEPPPVLALNLHGDPQFARVAHRLIRKEPDDRFQTAEEVYEALSE; this is translated from the coding sequence ATGCCCCCGAAGGTCATCGGTCCGTACCGCGTCCTCCAGACGCTCGGCAGCGGCGGCGCGGGCACCGTGTATCGGGCCTTGGACCGCCGCAGCAACGACGAAGTCGCCCTCAAGCTGCTCTCGGCCGGCCCCGCGCTGGATGAGCGCGCGGCTCGACGGCTCGCGCGCGAATTCGAGACCCTCGCGGACCTCTCCCACCCCAACGTGGTCAAGGTCTTCGAGGCGGGCGTCCATCAGGGCTGGCCCTACCTCGCCATGGAGCTCATCGAGGGCCTCACGCTGCGCCACTACCTGGACATCCGAGGGGACGACCTCATCTCCCCCTTGAGCGCGTCCACGCCTCGCGGGCTGCTCTCCGTGCGGCGCACCGTGGACGACGACTTCGGCCCGGGCAGCGACAGCTTCTCCGACTCGCTGGGAGAGCCCCGCCCGGCGATGGACGGCCTCTTCAGCATGGACGCCTTCAACGAGGAGCCGCCCAGCGAGGACCTCAACAGCTACGGCGCCTCGGACCCGCTCGAATCCGAGTCCGAGTCCGACGAGTCGATGGACGGCTTCGACCTCCCCCTGCCCCCTCCGCGCAAGCCCGCGGACCCGTCTCGGACGCTGCGCGAGGAGGAGCTCAACCGCCCGGAGCGGATGGGCCGGCTCAAGGACACGATGCTCCAGCTCTGCGAGGCCCTGGCCTACATCCACGGGCACGGGCTGGTGCACCGCGACCTCAAGCCCTCCAACGTGATGGTGGATGAGGACCGCCAGGTGCGGCTGATGGACTTCGGGCTGGCCAAGTTCCTCGCGGACGACGTGGCCATCACCGAGGCCGGCAAGATGGTGGGCACGTACCGCTACATGGCGCCCGAGCAGATTCTGGGCGAGCCGCTGGATGGACGCTCGGACCTGTACAGCCTGGGCGTCATCCTCTATGAGCTTCTCAGCGGGCGGCCCCCCTTCGATGCGAAGACGCCGCACGAGCTGTGGCGGCAGGTGCTGGAGACAGAGCCTCCGCCGGTGCTGGCGCTGAACCTTCATGGGGACCCGCAGTTCGCACGCGTGGCCCACCGCCTCATCCGCAAGGAGCCGGACGACCGGTTCCAGACGGCCGAGGAAGTCTACGAGGCTCTTTCCGAGTGA
- a CDS encoding helix-turn-helix transcriptional regulator: MRADRLVSLMMLLQSRPKLTAGDLARELQVSERTIHRDLDSLSTSGVPVYATRGAAGGVALVEGWKTQLTGLNRAELQALAAIGGAPGRLGDLGLSGPLRSGLVKLAAALPALQQPALEYARQRLHVDASGWFSEKDEVPHLELLREAAWQNQRVSLTYGDFDGKRSRRVVEPYALVLKADRWYLVAGTESGTRVYRGSRIAGAKVRAETFERPERFDLPSFWREWCSKFLEKRALYEVTLRLTPEAEATLRRMRPPADGVRFDEGREAGGRKTVVVDFERESIALGQLCEVMRGFEVVAPEGLRSRLLALASEVLSAHRA; this comes from the coding sequence ATGCGCGCCGACCGACTCGTCAGCTTGATGATGCTGTTGCAGAGCCGCCCGAAGCTGACCGCGGGGGACCTGGCGCGCGAGCTCCAGGTCTCCGAGCGGACCATCCACCGGGACCTCGACTCCCTGTCCACCTCGGGGGTGCCGGTGTACGCGACGCGAGGGGCTGCTGGAGGGGTGGCATTGGTGGAGGGGTGGAAGACGCAGCTCACGGGCTTGAATCGCGCGGAGCTGCAGGCGCTGGCGGCGATAGGTGGGGCGCCGGGGCGGCTGGGGGACTTGGGGTTGTCCGGGCCGCTGCGCAGCGGGCTGGTGAAGCTGGCGGCGGCGCTGCCCGCGTTGCAGCAGCCCGCGTTGGAGTACGCGAGGCAGCGGCTGCATGTGGATGCGTCGGGGTGGTTCTCGGAGAAGGACGAGGTGCCGCACCTGGAGCTGCTGCGTGAAGCGGCGTGGCAGAACCAGCGGGTGTCGCTGACGTACGGGGACTTCGACGGCAAGCGGAGCCGGCGGGTGGTGGAGCCCTATGCGCTCGTGCTCAAGGCGGACCGTTGGTACCTGGTCGCGGGGACGGAGTCAGGGACGCGGGTCTACCGGGGCTCGCGCATCGCGGGGGCGAAGGTGCGCGCGGAGACATTCGAGCGGCCAGAGCGGTTCGACCTCCCCTCGTTCTGGCGGGAGTGGTGCTCGAAGTTCCTGGAGAAGCGCGCGCTGTACGAGGTGACACTGCGGTTGACGCCAGAGGCGGAGGCCACGCTGCGACGCATGCGGCCACCGGCGGATGGCGTTCGCTTCGACGAGGGGCGTGAGGCGGGAGGGAGAAAGACAGTCGTCGTGGACTTCGAGCGGGAGTCCATCGCGCTGGGGCAGCTGTGCGAGGTGATGCGTGGATTTGAAGTCGTGGCGCCGGAGGGACTGCGGTCGCGGTTGCTTGCGCTCGCCTCGGAGGTGCTCTCGGCACATCGCGCCTGA
- a CDS encoding putative metal-binding motif-containing protein: MGAFEKSCDGKEVVFDTQTVTANLKTVQSVKLQLQAMDADKDGYVDVVSGGTDCKDDNTKINPGAEELCNDTDDNCDGVSDDTHFKLNQTCEVSVDCRGISRCHPVTQTQYCDTPPIHTVYPDADGDTYGLKDSQARIVCGEIPTSYTSGPPTDCRDDVFSINPGTQDLCDDEDTNCDGSIDEAFPAKGQTCTNATTQCEGTRLCSADKRSLECVSPAPPKWYLDEDGDGYGAGAFVESCVKPAGSYIRQGGDCDDGNLYTHPSASEICDDLDNNCDSQKETAAQCPSQTSPSWVLRFAEGETNWLTASSWGKGSLWIAGNNNRRARMTFPETYFTVISSTDCGSSAISNDTVWTSVWSDPTDGRAWLGSEGGLKGYLHQGSTRCVIVIDDNLKVFGLAGVRANNILSLYGASEHSAVGEGAAFMWNGIGAPAYNHPTNHLSEVFDVHANTHEHVLAVGGVSFNPRARIYRFEPTSGLWNPESVPGADRLRGVWVVNDKVAFAVGDSGNVVRKTHGTQWVSVASTPDNHNLTSVIAFGANSAYATCASGHIYRFDGQTWTRVYNGSGRLNDITGTGPDDLWVVGNGGQIIAWPGWPRSTP; this comes from the coding sequence GTGGGCGCCTTCGAGAAGTCGTGCGATGGCAAGGAAGTCGTCTTCGACACACAAACCGTGACGGCGAACCTCAAGACCGTCCAGTCCGTCAAACTACAACTACAGGCCATGGACGCGGACAAAGATGGCTATGTCGACGTGGTGAGCGGCGGCACCGACTGCAAGGACGACAACACGAAAATCAATCCGGGCGCAGAGGAACTCTGCAACGACACGGACGACAACTGCGATGGCGTCTCCGATGATACTCACTTCAAACTGAACCAAACATGCGAAGTGTCCGTCGACTGCAGGGGCATCTCTCGCTGCCATCCAGTCACGCAGACTCAGTACTGCGATACTCCGCCCATCCACACAGTGTACCCAGATGCCGACGGGGACACTTACGGACTGAAGGATTCACAAGCCCGCATCGTCTGCGGAGAAATTCCCACGAGCTACACCAGCGGACCACCGACTGACTGCCGGGACGACGTGTTCAGCATCAACCCGGGGACTCAAGACCTTTGCGATGACGAGGACACCAACTGCGACGGAAGCATCGATGAAGCCTTTCCCGCCAAAGGCCAGACCTGCACGAACGCGACGACGCAGTGCGAAGGCACCCGGCTGTGTAGTGCGGACAAGAGAAGTCTCGAATGTGTTTCACCCGCCCCCCCAAAGTGGTACCTGGATGAGGACGGCGATGGGTATGGCGCGGGCGCGTTCGTCGAGTCTTGTGTGAAGCCCGCGGGATCTTACATCCGGCAAGGTGGCGACTGCGACGATGGGAATCTCTATACCCATCCGAGTGCCTCCGAGATTTGCGATGACCTGGACAATAATTGTGATTCACAGAAGGAGACTGCTGCTCAGTGCCCTTCTCAAACATCTCCGTCTTGGGTCTTGAGATTCGCAGAGGGGGAAACCAACTGGCTCACCGCGTCCTCGTGGGGCAAGGGAAGCCTCTGGATTGCTGGTAACAACAATCGACGCGCGCGAATGACCTTCCCCGAGACGTACTTCACGGTCATTTCGAGCACAGACTGCGGTAGCAGTGCCATCAGTAACGACACCGTGTGGACCAGCGTCTGGAGTGACCCCACCGATGGCCGTGCATGGCTTGGCAGTGAAGGCGGACTCAAGGGTTACCTGCACCAGGGCTCCACGAGGTGCGTCATCGTCATTGACGATAATTTGAAGGTCTTTGGCCTGGCGGGCGTGAGGGCGAACAATATCCTCTCCCTCTACGGTGCCTCGGAGCACTCCGCTGTGGGCGAAGGTGCCGCATTCATGTGGAATGGAATCGGAGCACCTGCCTACAACCATCCCACCAACCACCTGAGCGAGGTCTTCGACGTCCACGCCAACACCCATGAGCACGTCTTGGCAGTGGGAGGCGTCAGCTTCAATCCGCGCGCTCGCATCTATCGCTTCGAGCCAACCTCGGGGCTGTGGAATCCGGAGTCGGTGCCAGGCGCGGATAGACTCCGGGGTGTCTGGGTGGTCAACGACAAGGTCGCTTTCGCGGTGGGCGACAGTGGCAACGTGGTGAGGAAAACCCACGGGACACAATGGGTCAGCGTGGCGAGCACTCCCGACAACCACAACTTGACCTCGGTCATCGCCTTCGGTGCGAACTCCGCCTACGCCACCTGCGCCTCCGGGCACATCTACCGGTTCGATGGCCAGACCTGGACAAGGGTCTACAACGGCAGCGGCCGGCTCAATGACATCACCGGCACGGGCCCGGATGATCTCTGGGTCGTAGGCAACGGCGGGCAGATCATCGCATGGCCCGGCTGGCCGAGGTCGACCCCGTGA
- a CDS encoding S28 family serine protease — MESSAPGAARLQATHPLTAGVGASEDILTQLQSVPGLTVVAEDPAPYPGTRFFRLSFEQPTDHRRPHGERFPLLMTLLHRSAAAPMVLASTGYGADDFYYEEEPTKLLEANQLAVGHRFFTPSRPASSNWRHLNIWQSANDSHRIIQAFKPLYPQRWLHTGISKGGMAAVYHRYFFPADVDATVAYVAPNSHGVNDVRYEDFLNRVGDEPCRTRLRAFQREVLVRREEVLPLMEEWAATNGFTFHHLGMDRAFEFSVITGPFAMWQFGGARACALTPPPGAPAADLFWFLNGIAVTQGYSDADLKSIEPYYYQAATELGAFRAPTQHLSGLLRYPGQYSPAALVSFPITEPFNPGLMRRVEHWVHHWGGQMLFINGANDPWSTGAFTVRERNDSFRFDVPNGNHLANITRLPEAQRAVALERLFSWMDVSATPAQLQSRLDDAALAPPRMRVPRFPL, encoded by the coding sequence TTGGAATCCTCTGCCCCCGGGGCCGCGCGCCTCCAAGCAACCCATCCCCTGACGGCCGGCGTCGGCGCGTCCGAGGATATCCTCACGCAACTCCAGTCGGTCCCAGGCCTCACGGTGGTCGCCGAGGACCCCGCTCCCTATCCCGGGACACGTTTCTTCCGGCTCAGCTTCGAGCAGCCGACGGACCACCGGCGCCCCCATGGGGAGCGGTTCCCACTGCTGATGACCCTCCTGCATCGCTCGGCCGCGGCCCCGATGGTGCTTGCCTCCACGGGCTACGGCGCCGACGACTTCTATTATGAGGAGGAACCCACGAAGCTCCTCGAGGCGAACCAGCTCGCCGTCGGGCACCGCTTCTTCACCCCCTCGCGTCCGGCCTCCAGCAACTGGAGGCATCTGAACATCTGGCAGTCCGCCAATGACTCTCACCGCATCATCCAGGCCTTCAAGCCACTCTATCCCCAGCGGTGGCTTCACACGGGAATCAGCAAGGGCGGCATGGCCGCCGTCTACCACCGCTACTTCTTCCCAGCCGACGTGGATGCCACCGTGGCGTATGTGGCCCCCAACTCGCACGGCGTCAACGACGTCCGCTACGAAGACTTCCTCAACCGGGTCGGGGATGAGCCCTGCCGCACGAGGCTCCGTGCCTTCCAGAGAGAGGTGCTGGTTCGCCGGGAGGAAGTGCTTCCCCTCATGGAGGAATGGGCGGCGACCAACGGGTTCACCTTCCATCACCTGGGAATGGACCGGGCCTTCGAATTCTCCGTCATCACGGGCCCCTTCGCCATGTGGCAGTTCGGCGGCGCGCGGGCGTGCGCGCTGACGCCTCCGCCCGGCGCGCCGGCGGCGGACCTCTTCTGGTTCCTCAACGGAATCGCGGTGACCCAGGGCTACAGTGACGCGGACCTCAAGAGCATCGAGCCCTACTACTACCAGGCCGCCACGGAGCTGGGCGCCTTCCGCGCCCCCACCCAACACCTGAGCGGGCTGCTCCGCTATCCAGGTCAGTACTCTCCCGCCGCCCTGGTGTCCTTCCCCATCACAGAGCCCTTCAACCCCGGCCTCATGCGCCGCGTGGAGCATTGGGTCCATCACTGGGGAGGACAGATGTTGTTCATCAATGGGGCGAACGACCCCTGGTCCACGGGGGCATTCACCGTCCGCGAACGCAACGACTCCTTCCGCTTCGACGTTCCGAACGGCAATCACCTGGCGAACATCACCCGACTCCCCGAGGCACAACGCGCCGTGGCCCTGGAGCGCCTCTTCTCGTGGATGGACGTCTCCGCCACGCCCGCCCAACTCCAGTCACGGCTAGATGACGCCGCCCTCGCCCCCCCCCGCATGCGGGTGCCCCGGTTCCCGCTGTAG
- a CDS encoding SDR family oxidoreductase, whose amino-acid sequence MKKPLEGRIALVAGATRGAGRGIATQLGEAGATVYCTGRSVRGQPASGPKRPETLEETAEQVTALGGHGIAVRCDHTVDEQVIALRDRIQKEQGRLDILVNDIWGCDSISELGVAFWKLNPDHARTMLERAVLTHLITSRYLVPVMLPRNQGLIVEITDGDHFGYRGSLYYDLAKMSVIRMAFSMSRELRRTNITALAVTPGFLRSEEMLENFGVTEAHWRDGAKVEPDFIASESPSYVGRAVAALAADPHVASKAGRVFSSWALAREYGFTDLDGSQPNWGDHFARAYPGLPYRVADEAAYFTWRDSPIESVRPNWPEE is encoded by the coding sequence ATGAAGAAGCCCCTCGAAGGACGCATCGCCCTCGTCGCCGGCGCCACCCGAGGCGCCGGGCGAGGCATCGCCACGCAGCTGGGTGAAGCCGGAGCCACCGTCTACTGCACGGGCCGCAGCGTCCGAGGCCAACCCGCCTCCGGCCCCAAGCGCCCCGAGACGCTCGAGGAGACCGCCGAGCAGGTGACCGCCCTGGGCGGCCACGGCATCGCCGTGCGCTGTGACCACACCGTCGACGAACAGGTCATCGCCCTGCGCGACCGCATCCAGAAGGAGCAGGGGCGGCTGGACATCCTGGTGAACGACATCTGGGGCTGCGACAGCATCTCCGAACTGGGCGTGGCCTTCTGGAAGCTGAACCCGGACCACGCACGCACCATGCTGGAGCGCGCGGTGCTCACCCACCTCATCACCAGCCGGTACCTCGTCCCCGTCATGCTCCCCCGGAACCAGGGGCTCATCGTCGAAATCACCGACGGCGACCACTTCGGCTACCGGGGCAGCCTCTACTACGACCTCGCGAAGATGAGCGTCATCCGCATGGCCTTCTCCATGTCGCGCGAGTTGCGCCGCACGAACATCACCGCGCTCGCCGTGACGCCCGGGTTCCTGCGCTCCGAGGAGATGCTCGAGAACTTCGGCGTCACCGAGGCCCACTGGCGCGACGGCGCGAAAGTCGAGCCGGACTTCATCGCCTCCGAGTCCCCGTCCTACGTCGGACGCGCCGTCGCCGCGCTCGCCGCGGACCCCCACGTCGCCTCCAAGGCCGGCCGCGTCTTCAGCTCCTGGGCCCTGGCCCGCGAGTACGGCTTCACCGACCTGGATGGCTCCCAGCCAAACTGGGGAGACCACTTCGCCCGGGCCTACCCGGGCCTCCCCTACCGCGTCGCTGACGAGGCGGCCTACTTCACCTGGCGTGACAGCCCCATCGAGAGCGTCCGCCCCAACTGGCCGGAGGAGTGA
- a CDS encoding serine/threonine protein kinase has translation MHVGKYQLVRKIASGGMAEVYLAKAAGPMGFEKTLVLKRILPHLAEDPAFVEMFLGEARLAAQLEHPNIVQIFDFGEADGSYFLAMELIDGPTLRRLVKRAAEQVLPPVMCAKLVALAAEGLAFAHDFCDPVSGEPLGLIHRDVSPDNILVSRQGAVKVVDFGVAKVAGQGHRTQTGVMKGKVAYMPPEQLRTLPLDRRVDVYALGVVLYELLTGKRPFDATTEASTMQAILFEPFTPVEARRPDVPVALQEILQRALAKERDERYPDCREFQADLERYLLSAGESVGAYQIAQFVGRLVAEGVGGVVVGSPAHGVMGPRATPRSMVAPVESKPPVPTPRSMVAQAQNEVKPSVPESLSMEDTLPTTPVPQLAHKVLAGAVPGASSGEGAEGRERAPKPAAGRRRTASRPALPAHPGVAGEVRGTRDGWSTSGVSATIPLQRNEIEQARARVLSESPDEEVADEDHISTGAQAGPLSGSRVSGVLVAVLIAVSIVAVASLVLFGFRGERKDSTVPPPPAPTGLLDGGHSPDAGDGGGYRTTVPPLDGGADAGPPDAGPPDAGPSDAGPPDAGPPDAGVTVSLDGGLGERSERDAGTTRPPPPRRKPKGKLEFRVRPYAKIYIGEKYIGETPIDVPVEWEVGTVTVTFVNEDLKARKQKTFDVKAGPKPNLIKFNFYEE, from the coding sequence ATGCACGTCGGGAAGTACCAACTCGTCCGGAAGATTGCCTCGGGGGGCATGGCGGAGGTCTATCTCGCGAAGGCCGCCGGCCCCATGGGGTTTGAGAAGACGCTTGTCCTGAAGCGGATCCTGCCCCACCTGGCGGAAGACCCGGCGTTCGTGGAGATGTTCCTGGGCGAGGCGCGGCTGGCCGCGCAGTTGGAGCATCCGAACATCGTCCAGATCTTCGACTTCGGCGAGGCGGACGGCAGCTACTTCCTGGCGATGGAGCTCATCGACGGGCCCACGCTGCGGCGCCTGGTGAAGCGGGCGGCGGAGCAGGTGTTGCCGCCGGTGATGTGCGCGAAGCTGGTGGCGCTCGCGGCGGAGGGGTTGGCGTTCGCGCATGACTTCTGTGACCCGGTGTCGGGAGAACCCCTGGGGCTGATCCACCGCGACGTGAGCCCGGACAACATCCTGGTGTCGCGGCAGGGCGCGGTGAAGGTGGTGGACTTCGGCGTGGCGAAGGTGGCGGGGCAGGGGCACCGCACGCAGACCGGAGTGATGAAGGGGAAGGTCGCGTACATGCCGCCGGAGCAGTTGCGCACGCTGCCGCTGGATCGGCGAGTGGATGTGTACGCGCTGGGGGTGGTGCTGTACGAGCTGCTGACGGGGAAGCGTCCGTTCGACGCGACGACCGAGGCGAGCACGATGCAGGCCATCCTGTTCGAGCCCTTCACGCCGGTGGAGGCGCGGCGGCCGGACGTGCCGGTGGCGTTGCAGGAGATCTTGCAGCGGGCCTTGGCGAAGGAGCGCGACGAGCGCTACCCGGACTGCCGTGAGTTCCAGGCGGATCTGGAGCGGTATCTGTTGTCGGCTGGTGAGTCGGTGGGGGCGTACCAGATCGCGCAGTTCGTGGGGCGGCTGGTGGCGGAGGGCGTGGGGGGCGTGGTGGTGGGCTCGCCGGCGCATGGGGTGATGGGGCCCCGGGCGACGCCTCGGTCGATGGTGGCGCCCGTGGAGTCGAAGCCGCCAGTGCCGACGCCGCGGTCGATGGTGGCTCAGGCGCAGAACGAGGTGAAGCCGTCCGTGCCGGAGTCGTTGTCCATGGAGGACACGCTGCCGACAACGCCGGTCCCGCAGCTCGCGCACAAGGTGTTGGCGGGGGCGGTGCCTGGTGCGTCCAGTGGTGAAGGCGCGGAGGGGCGGGAGCGCGCGCCGAAGCCCGCGGCGGGACGGCGGAGGACGGCTTCGCGCCCAGCATTGCCAGCGCATCCGGGAGTGGCAGGAGAGGTCCGTGGGACTCGCGACGGGTGGAGCACGTCCGGGGTGTCCGCGACGATTCCGCTTCAGCGGAACGAGATTGAGCAGGCTCGGGCGCGGGTCCTGAGTGAGTCGCCGGACGAGGAGGTGGCGGATGAGGACCACATCTCCACGGGCGCTCAAGCGGGGCCGCTGTCGGGCAGCCGGGTTTCAGGAGTGTTGGTCGCGGTGCTCATCGCGGTGAGCATCGTGGCGGTTGCGAGCCTGGTGTTGTTTGGCTTTCGGGGGGAAAGGAAGGATTCGACAGTCCCCCCGCCGCCAGCCCCGACGGGGTTGCTTGACGGGGGGCATTCTCCCGATGCGGGGGATGGGGGAGGTTACCGGACAACTGTGCCGCCGCTCGATGGTGGGGCGGACGCGGGACCGCCAGACGCAGGACCTCCGGATGCGGGACCTTCGGATGCGGGACCTCCGGATGCGGGACCTCCGGATGCGGGCGTGACGGTGAGCCTCGATGGAGGGCTGGGGGAGCGCTCAGAACGAGACGCAGGCACTACTCGTCCGCCACCGCCTCGACGGAAACCCAAGGGGAAGCTGGAGTTCCGTGTCCGTCCCTATGCGAAAATCTATATCGGTGAGAAATATATCGGGGAGACCCCCATCGACGTGCCCGTTGAGTGGGAGGTGGGCACGGTCACCGTTACATTCGTCAATGAGGATCTGAAGGCCAGGAAGCAGAAGACGTTTGATGTGAAGGCAGGCCCGAAGCCCAACCTCATCAAGTTCAACTTCTACGAAGAGTAG
- a CDS encoding RluA family pseudouridine synthase: MNPSKLHTFTVDADKAGQRVDLFVGEALSLSRARLKRLFESGAVKVNGRPAKKGLTLTAGQSVAVVVEEETREALPDEDFPLTVLHEDAALVFVDKPAGRPSHPLQSGETGTVANALVARFPECAQASVDPREGGLCHRLDVETSGVVVAARSRTAWNTVREAFSERTVDKRYLALVTGPLVDEGDIDLPLRHHPRHPDRVEPAPHGAEDAREALSRFRVLARAGEHSLVEVRILTGVLHQVRAHMAGIGAPIVGDTLYGGREAPELGRFFLHARALGLPHPETKKPLHITSPLPPELRAELERLGLPLPRGEKDNATE, encoded by the coding sequence GTGAATCCCTCCAAGCTTCACACCTTCACCGTGGACGCCGACAAGGCGGGCCAGCGGGTAGACCTCTTCGTGGGCGAGGCGCTCAGCCTGTCGCGCGCCCGCCTCAAGCGGCTCTTCGAGTCCGGTGCCGTGAAGGTCAATGGCCGCCCGGCGAAGAAGGGCCTCACCCTCACCGCCGGACAGAGCGTCGCGGTGGTGGTGGAAGAAGAGACGCGCGAGGCCCTGCCCGACGAGGACTTCCCGCTCACCGTGCTGCACGAGGACGCCGCGCTCGTCTTCGTCGACAAGCCCGCGGGCCGGCCCTCGCATCCGCTCCAGTCCGGCGAGACGGGCACCGTGGCCAATGCGCTCGTCGCCCGCTTCCCCGAGTGCGCACAGGCGTCGGTGGACCCTCGTGAAGGTGGGCTGTGTCACCGCCTGGACGTGGAAACCTCCGGCGTCGTCGTCGCCGCCCGCTCCCGGACGGCCTGGAACACGGTGCGCGAGGCCTTCAGCGAGCGCACGGTGGACAAGCGCTACCTCGCGTTGGTGACGGGGCCGCTGGTGGACGAGGGCGACATCGACCTGCCCCTGCGCCACCACCCGCGCCACCCGGACCGCGTGGAGCCCGCGCCCCACGGCGCCGAGGACGCGCGCGAGGCCCTGTCCCGCTTCCGGGTGCTGGCCCGCGCCGGCGAGCACAGCCTGGTGGAGGTGCGCATCCTCACGGGCGTGCTGCACCAGGTGCGAGCGCACATGGCGGGCATCGGCGCGCCCATCGTCGGAGACACACTCTACGGAGGACGCGAGGCACCGGAGCTCGGGCGCTTCTTCCTGCACGCGCGAGCGCTGGGCCTGCCGCATCCGGAGACGAAGAAGCCCCTGCACATCACCAGTCCCCTGCCCCCGGAGCTGCGCGCGGAGCTGGAGCGGCTGGGACTGCCGCTGCCGCGCGGCGAGAAGGACAACGCAACCGAGTAA
- the rpsD gene encoding 30S ribosomal protein S4 yields MARYLGPRGKMCRRLGIPLSRISAKDPDKDPVLRRPYPPGQHGATARMGNSDFARRLREKQKLKLYYGLQEKQCRRVFLEARRSPGNTGTVLLQLLESRLDALVLRAGLATSIRQARQFVRHGYFQVNGAATDIPSFRVKPGSEIRYHAAHLKLVIVRESFERMKGRVVPPYLQVLGEGEGMRYLRLPEREEIPVDVNEPFIVEFYAQRS; encoded by the coding sequence ATGGCGCGATATCTGGGACCGAGGGGAAAGATGTGCCGGCGACTGGGGATTCCCCTCTCGAGAATCAGCGCGAAGGACCCGGACAAGGACCCGGTGTTGCGTCGGCCCTATCCGCCCGGTCAGCACGGCGCGACGGCGCGCATGGGCAACAGCGACTTCGCCCGGCGACTGCGGGAGAAGCAGAAGCTGAAGCTGTACTACGGGCTGCAGGAGAAGCAGTGCCGGCGCGTGTTCCTGGAGGCGCGGCGGTCTCCGGGCAACACGGGCACAGTGCTGTTGCAGCTCCTGGAGAGCCGCCTGGACGCGCTGGTGCTGCGCGCGGGGCTGGCCACCAGCATCCGTCAGGCGCGGCAGTTCGTCCGGCATGGGTACTTCCAGGTCAACGGCGCCGCCACGGACATCCCCAGCTTCCGAGTGAAGCCGGGCAGCGAAATCCGCTACCACGCCGCGCACCTGAAGCTGGTCATCGTGCGTGAGTCATTCGAGCGGATGAAGGGGCGTGTCGTACCGCCCTACCTGCAAGTGCTGGGTGAGGGCGAAGGGATGCGCTACCTGCGCCTCCCCGAGCGCGAGGAGATTCCCGTCGACGTGAATGAACCGTTCATCGTCGAGTTCTACGCCCAGCGCAGCTGA
- a CDS encoding secondary thiamine-phosphate synthase enzyme YjbQ, giving the protein MKTLTEYLWFETKQRRELVRLTDTVTSLVRKSGIQEGMVLVSAMHITAGVFVNDDESGLHEDIWEWLQALAPSGPDYRHHRTGEDNGDAHLKSMLVHHQVIIPVTTGKLDLGPWQQVFYAEFDGQRRKRVIVKVMGE; this is encoded by the coding sequence ATGAAGACCCTGACGGAGTACCTCTGGTTCGAGACGAAGCAGCGGCGTGAGCTGGTCCGCCTCACCGACACGGTGACCTCGCTGGTGCGCAAGAGCGGCATCCAGGAGGGCATGGTGCTCGTCTCCGCGATGCACATCACCGCGGGCGTCTTCGTCAACGATGACGAGTCCGGACTCCACGAGGATATCTGGGAGTGGCTCCAGGCGCTCGCGCCCTCGGGCCCGGACTATCGCCACCACCGCACGGGCGAGGACAACGGCGACGCCCACCTCAAGTCCATGCTCGTCCACCACCAGGTCATCATCCCCGTCACCACGGGCAAGCTGGACCTGGGACCGTGGCAGCAGGTCTTCTACGCGGAGTTCGACGGCCAGCGCCGCAAGCGCGTCATCGTGAAGGTGATGGGCGAGTAG